From one Lolium rigidum isolate FL_2022 chromosome 4, APGP_CSIRO_Lrig_0.1, whole genome shotgun sequence genomic stretch:
- the LOC124649020 gene encoding non-symbiotic hemoglobin-like isoform X2 — protein MGFSEAQEELVLRSWKAMKPDSESIALKFFLRIFEIAPAAKPMFPFLRDAGEDAPLESHPKLKAHAVTVFVMACESATQLRKTGDVKVREATLRRLGATHVKAGVADAHFEVVKTALLDTIEGAVPDIWTPEMKGAWEEAYDQLAAAIKEEMKLAASA, from the exons ATGGGGTTTAGTGAGGCACAGGAGGAGCTAGTTCTACGCTCATGGAAAGCCATGAAGCCGGACTCTGAATCCATCGCTCTCAAGTTCTTCCTCAG GATCTTCGAGATTGCGCCGGCGGCGAAGCCAATGTTCCCGTTCCTGCGCGACGCTGGCGAGGACGCGCCCCTGGAGAGCCACCCGAAGCTCAAGGCCCACGCCGTCACCGTCTTCGTCATGGCCTGTGAGTCGGCCACGCAGCTGCGGAAGACCGGCGACGTGAAGGTGAGGGAGGCCACGCTGAGGCGGCTCGGCGCCACCCACGTGAAGGCCGGTGTCGCCGACGCGCACTTCGAGGTGGTGAAGACGGCGCTTCTGGACACCATCGAGGGCGCGGTCCCGGACATCTGGACGCCCGAGATGAAGGGCGCGTGGGAGGAGGCCTACGACCAACTCGCCGCCGCCATCAAAGAGGAGATGAAGCTCGCTGCCTCGGCTTGA
- the LOC124649020 gene encoding non-symbiotic hemoglobin-like isoform X1: MSSGNVEEHQAAAMEATIEKPSKDPVVVNTSFSEEQEALVLSAWDAMKADSAAIALKFFLRIFEIAPAAKPMFPFLRDAGEDAPLESHPKLKAHAVTVFVMACESATQLRKTGDVKVREATLRRLGATHVKAGVADAHFEVVKTALLDTIEGAVPDIWTPEMKGAWEEAYDQLAAAIKEEMKLAASA; this comes from the exons ATGAGCAGCGGCAACGTGGAGGAGCATCAGGCTGCGGCCATGGAAGCCACGATAGAGAAGCCATCGAAGGATCCGGTGGTGGTGAACACCAGCTTCAGCGAGGAGCAGGAGGCGCTGGTGCTGAGCGCGTGGGACGCCATGAAGGcggactccgccgccatcgcgcttAAGTTTTTCCTCAG GATCTTCGAGATTGCGCCGGCGGCGAAGCCAATGTTCCCGTTCCTGCGCGACGCTGGCGAGGACGCGCCCCTGGAGAGCCACCCGAAGCTCAAGGCCCACGCCGTCACCGTCTTCGTCATGGCCTGTGAGTCGGCCACGCAGCTGCGGAAGACCGGCGACGTGAAGGTGAGGGAGGCCACGCTGAGGCGGCTCGGCGCCACCCACGTGAAGGCCGGTGTCGCCGACGCGCACTTCGAGGTGGTGAAGACGGCGCTTCTGGACACCATCGAGGGCGCGGTCCCGGACATCTGGACGCCCGAGATGAAGGGCGCGTGGGAGGAGGCCTACGACCAACTCGCCGCCGCCATCAAAGAGGAGATGAAGCTCGCTGCCTCGGCTTGA